The proteins below are encoded in one region of Chroicocephalus ridibundus chromosome 9, bChrRid1.1, whole genome shotgun sequence:
- the SNX12 gene encoding sorting nexin-12, whose product MSEAAVADTRRLNAKPQDLTDAYGPPSNFLEIDIFNPQTVGMGRARYTSYELRMRTNLPIFKLKESCVRRRYSDFEWLKNELERDSKIVVPPLPGKALKRQLPFRGDEGIFEESFIEERRQGLEQFINKIAGHPLAQNERCLHMFLQEETIDRNYVPGKVRQ is encoded by the exons ATGtcggaggcggcggtggcggacACCCGGCGCCTGAACGCCAAGCCGCAGGACCTGACGGACGCGTACGGGCCGCCTAGTAACTTCCTCGAGATCGACATCTTCAACCCGCAGACCGTGGGCATGGGCCGCGCCAGATACACTAGCTACGAGCTGCGGATGCGG ACAAACCTCCCAATCTTCAAATTGAAGGAGTCGTGTGTGAGAAGACGATACAGTGATTTTGAATGGCTGAAGAACGAGCTGGAACGAGACAGTAAG ATTGTAGTGCCACCATTGCCTGGAAAAGCTTTGAAACGACAGCTTCCCTTCCGAGGAGACGAAGGCATCTTTGAGGAGTCCTTCATTGAGGAGCGGAGACAGGGACTAGAACAATTTATTAACAA aattgcTGGACACCCACTGGCACAGAACGAGCGCTGCTTACATATGTTCCTGCAAGAGGAGACTATTGATAGGAATTACGTCCCAGGGAAAGTGCGCCAGTAG